The following coding sequences lie in one Silene latifolia isolate original U9 population chromosome 5, ASM4854445v1, whole genome shotgun sequence genomic window:
- the LOC141657535 gene encoding uncharacterized protein LOC141657535, with protein sequence MQSMEIDFQDYQLSSQLHGHQDDVRRICVCDNAGIATSSRDKTVRFWVVDPSNRNCCLESKMMVGHTSFVGPLAWIQPNDKFPEGGIVSGGMDTLVCVWDLKSGEKVQVLRGHAMQVTGIALDDGDIVSSAVDCTLKRWRNGEAVESWQAHSTAVQAVVKLPSGELATGSSDSTLKLWKGKNCVHTFVGHTDTVRALAVMSDLGILSASHDGSVRLWALTGEVLMEMVGHTSIVYSVDSHISGLVASGSEDCSAKIWKDGICVQSIDHPGCVWDVKFLENGDLVTACSDGVVRIWSTHQDRIAEPSERESYMSQISDYTISRKKVGGLKIDELPGLDSLLVPGTSDGQTKIVREGDNGVAYSWNMREQKWDKIGEVVDGPGDGIKTAILDGREYDYVFDVDIGDGEPTRKLPYNRSDNPYDTADKWLLKENLPLSYRQQVVDFILESTGQKTVSFDPSFRDPYTGANAYVPGGPSNKNANSSKPVFKHIPKKGFLVFDAAQFDGILKKVSEFNNTLLSDQDQSQLSLTELESSRLHAVVKILKDTSHYHSSSFADVDVVLLFKLLNSWPLSMIFPVIDILRMIILHPDGAAKLLKHINCAGDALLEMVKKATMKPEISSNRLTGLRVLVNLFKNSCFHPWLHNHCSEVLDAFSGSYTSSSKHMQLAYSTLILNYAVLLIEKRDEGGQSQVLSAALEIAEAENLDVDSRFRALVSIGSLMLEGSVKKIALDFEVESIAKAAKASKEAKLAEVGADIELLAKQS encoded by the exons ATGCAAAGTATGGAGATCGATTTCCAGGATTACCAACTTAGCTCTCAACTTCACGGCCACCAAGACGAC GTTAGACGAATATGTGTATGCGACAATGCCGGAATTGCCACGTCGTCTAGGGACAAAACGGTTAGGTTTTGGGTTGTTGACCCTAGTAACAGGAATTGCTGTCTCGAGTCCAAGATGATGGTGGGCCACACCAGCTTTGTCGGTCCGCTTGCTTGGATTCAGCCTAATGATAAGTTTCCGGAAGGCGGTATTGTGTCGGGTGGAATGGATACGTTGGTGTGCGTTTGGGATTTGAAGAGTGGAGAGAAGGTACAGGTTTTGAGAGGTCATGCAATGCAGGTCACTGGCATTGCTTTGGATGATGGTGATATCGTCTCGTCTGCTGTTGATTG CACTCTCAAACGATGGAGAAATGGCGAAGCTGTGGAATCATGGCAGGCTCATAGTACCGCAGTACAAGCCGTTGTTAAGTTACCATCAGGCGAGCTGGCTACAG GATCCAGCGACTCAACCCTCAAACTTTGGAAGGGGAAAAATTGTGTTCACACATTTGTTGGGCATACTG ATACGGTCCGAGCCTTGGCTGTCATGTCTGACTTGGGAATTCTTTCAGCTTCCCATGATGG TTCTGTGAGATTGTGGGCTCTTACGGGTGAAGTTCTAATGGAGATGGTTGGACATACATCAATAGTTTACTCCGTTGATTCACACATCTCGGGTCTTGTAGCCAGTGGTAGTGAAGATTGCTCAGCAAAGATATGGAAAG ATGGTATTTGTGTGCAGAGTATAGACCACCCTGGATGTGTTTGGGATGTTAAGTTCTTGGAAAATGGGGATCTAGTAACAGCATGTTCAGATGGAGTGGTTCGTATCTGGTCAACTCATCAAGATAGGATTGCAGAACCCAGTGAACGAGAGTCATATATGTCCCAGATTTCTGACTACACAATCAGCAG AAAGAAAGTTGGAGGCTTGAAAATAGATGAGTTACCTGGATTGGATTCCTTGCTAGTTCCAG GTACAAGTGATGGTCAAACCAAAATTGTCAGAGAAGGCGACAATGGTGTAGCATATTCATGGAATATGAGAGAACAGAAGTGGGATAAA ATTGGCGAAGTTGTTGATGGACCTGGGGATGGCATCAAGACTGCCATACTTGATGGAAGGGAATAtgattatg TTTTTGATGTTGACATTGGAGATGGAGAGCCTACCCGCAAACTACCTTATAATCGATCAG ATAACCCATATGATACGGCCGATAAGTGGCTTCTGAAGGAAAATCTTCCCCTCTCTTACCGGCAACAAGTTGTTGATTTCATTCTTGAGAGCACTGGTCAGAAGACCGTTTCTTTTGATCCATCTTTCCGTGATCCGTACACTGGAG CAAATGCTTACGTCCCAGGAGGGCCATCTAACAAGAATG CTAATTCCAGCAAGCCAGTTTTCAAGCACATTCCAAAG AAAGGATTCCTAGTTTTTGATGCAGCTCAATTTGATGGAATCTTGAAAAAAGTTTCTGAATTCAACAATACCCTCCTCTCTGATCAG GATCAGAGTCAGCTATCCCTGACAGAACTGGAATCTTCTAGACTTCATGCTGTTGTGAAGATTCTGAAAGACACTTCACATTATCATAGTAGCAGCTTCGCGGATGTTGATGTTGTCTTATTATTCAAATTGCTCAATTCATGGCCTTTATCTATGATTTTTCCAG TCATTGACATTTTGCGCATGATAATTTTGCACCCTGATGGAGCTGCTAAACTCCTCAAGCACATTAACTGTGCTGGTG ATGCACTATTGGAGATGGTCAAGAAAGCTACAATGAAGCCAGAGATATCATCCAATCGTCTAACTGGTCTTCGTGTTTTAGTCAATCTTTTTAAGAACTCTTGCTTTCACCCATGGCTTCATAATCATTGTAGTGAG GTACTTGATGCATTTTCGGGTTCTTATACATCATCTAGTAAGCATATGCAATTGGCGTATTCTACATTGATTCTCAA TTACGCGGTGTTGTTGATTGAAAAGAGAGATGAAGGAGGGCAATCACAAGTTTTATCAGCTGCTCTTGAG ATTGCTGAGGCTGAGAACTTGGATGTGGATTCCAGATTTCGGGCTTTAGTTTCTATTGGATCATTG ATGCTAGAAGGTTCTGTGAAGAAAATTGCGCTGGATTTTGAAGTTGAGAGCATTGCAAAAGCAGCAAAAGCCTCTAAAGAAGCAAAGCTTGCTGAAGTTGGGGCTGACATTGAACTTCTGGCAAAACAAAGTTGA
- the LOC141657536 gene encoding BURP domain-containing protein 6-like, protein MDSSSSIHFGFLITLLVFSVGQAAPFDAKLYWESQLPNIPMPQTLLDVLPMEFDGNNVGDRLRTVADTKDMLRAYGVEDDHGQADIHTNHNDDFISSRFFLAKDLRVGAKLSVGFETQGNFTRFPPHSLTQTMPPFNSDNLNNILRFYSIKPGSTEAKVIGFNLRLCDRNDHINGLCQYCATTLEQLVSYLSTTFGSSDIIKAAALPPNAFKRDRLMTYKVLEINTLATAKDMVACHRAGFPYALFRCHKPESTAAYQITLAGVHDGAIVKAYGVCHTDTNGWNPNFIGLRTLSVKPGTHICHFLHFHDVIWYRPSQGIQGSSLEQTT, encoded by the exons ATGGATTCTAGCTCCTCCATACATTTCGGCTTCCTCATCACTCTCCTTGTTTTCTCG GTTGGTCAAGCAGCTCCATTTGATGCCAAACTCTACTGGGAGTCCCAGCTCCCAAACATCCCTATGCCTCAAACTCTACTTGATGTCCTGCCTATGGAATTCGATG GTAATAATGTTGGTGACCGTTTAAGGACAGTTGCAGACACCAAAGATATGCTCCGGGCATACGGAGTTGAAGACGACCACGGTCAGGCGGACATTCACACTAATCACAATGATGATTTTATAAGTTCAAGATTCTTTCTCGCTAAGGACCTACGCGTAGGTGCTAAACTTAGTGTAGGCTTCGAAACCCAAGGCAACTTCACTCGGTTTCCACCCCACAGTTTGACCCAAACCATGCCACCCTTTAACTCGGACAACTTGAACAACATTCTCCGATTCTACTCCATCAAGCCGGGGTCCACCGAAGCCAAGGTAATAGGCTTCAACCTCCGCCTTTGTGATCGCAATGATCACATTAACGGACTCTGCCAATATTGTGCAACTACCTTAGAACAGCTAGTCTCCTACTTGTCAACCACTTTTGGGAGTTCCGACATCATTAAGGCCGCCGCGTTGCCTCCAAATGCCTTTAAGCGAGACAGACTAATGACATATAAGGTGCTTGAGATAAACACTCTGGCGACCGCCAAAGATATGGTGGCTTGCCACCGAGCAGGGTTCCCCTACGCACTGTTCAGGTGTCACAAGCCCGAGTCAACAGCTGCGTATCAGATAACCCTCGCTGGGGTACATGATGGGGCAATAGTAAAAGCCTATGGGGTTTGCCATACTGACACAAATGGATGGAATCCCAACTTTATTGGGCTCAGAACCCTTAGCGTCAAGCCTGGAACCCACATATGTCATTTCCTTCACTTTCATGATGTCATTTGGTACCGACCTTCTCAAGGCATCCAGGGTTCATCCTTGGAGCAGACGACCTAA
- the LOC141656151 gene encoding uncharacterized protein LOC141656151, producing the protein MPYFRFSAIYYATFLIYCFGFSLATTPEPDRAALLAIKAKITHDPLGVTSSWNDTIDLCDWHGVTCDQEHHRVRILNLHSAKLAGTLSPYIGNLSFLTELYLQNNSFGGTIPSEMGQLKRLQSLWLFNNSMAGEIPSNLSSCSNLIELNLSNNRLVGTIPLHLGSLLHLQVLDLAINNLTGNIPTSLGNLSLLNNLILGRNNLVGSIPASLGNLRNLLNFNVPMNKLSGTVPVSVFNISSLTHFDIAYNSIEGTLPSDLGFSLPYIEYFSIFSNQFTGTIPSSISNSSNLEILQFALNRLSGQVPSLHKLQRLRSFTIYSNYLGNKSDSDLDFVSSLANATTMLSNLDISVNNFKGTFPQIICNFTMLSYLGLEYNHIDGSIPICIEHLTKLQFFTATSNQLSGAIPQSIGKLQNLIGLYLAGNNLSGHVPSTVGGLTMLTYLEVSGNHLDGHIPSSLGNCSNLLALDLSENHFGGNIPAELLSLSTLSIVLNLSSNYLNGTISEEIGKLYKLDILDVSRNALSGEIPSTIGACIGLEELIMAGNFFQGPIPEALKTLGGLHVLDLSRNNFSGKIPTFLTSLHQLQTLNLSYNNLEGELPINGVFNNASGTSLVGNNRLCGGIPEFKLPSCSFSGKSQNRLRHKIKLVIAILCGCVVVTFLVVIMLLYIFWHGKKKSNPTASADLEKFPNFSYQSLLKATNGFSAENMLGSGGFGVVYKGSLGEDKTLIAIKIFKLENRGASQSFMAECGVLRNIRHRNLIKVITACSSVDYQGRDFKALVYEYMVNGSLDDWLHPKAIKGHDGTNNATKRLDFHQRLDIAVEVALALEYLHHCCDVPVIHCDLKPSNVLLDDAMVAHVSDFGLAKFLSDGIISPNADQSSLFGVRGTIGYTPPEYGLGNGVSTNGDIYSFGILLLEVFTGKRPTDNMLKEGLSLHDLVKAALPEHMTEIIDPALVGDMVGEETSRTMITILEIALSCSAQLPRDRPEMNDVAVKLSSVRNRLLGTLRL; encoded by the exons ATGCCCTACTTCAGATTTTCCGCCATCTATTATGCTACGTTTCTCATTTACTGCTTTGGCTTTTCTCTTGCTACGACCCCTGAACCCGACCGTGCAGCATTGCTTGCCATCAAAGCCAAAATAACACATGATCCTCTCGGTGTTACCAGCTCGTGGAACGACACAATTGACTTGTGTGATTGGCACGGGGTTACTTGTGATCAGGAGCACCACAGAGTGAGGATCCTTAATCTGCATTCTGCAAAGCTTGCAGGTACTCTCTCTCCCTATATCGGAAATTTAAGCTTCTTAACTGAGCTCTACCTTCAAAATAACAGCTTTGGTGGTACTATCCCTTCTGAAATGGGACAGTTGAAGAGACTGCAATCTCTATGGTTGTTCAATAATTCAATGGCCGGGGAAATACCTTCCAACTTATCTTCTTGTTCCAACCTCATTGAGTTAAACCTCTCCAACAATAGGTTGGTTGGAACGATACCGCTTCATCTTGGTTCCCTGTTACATCTGCAAGTTCTCGACTTAGCAATTAACAACCTGACTGGAAACATCCCAACATCTTTGGGAAACTTGTCATTACTCAATAATCTGATATTGGGTAGAAACAATTTAGTAGGAAGTATCCCGGCTAGCTTAGGAAACCTCAGAAATTTATTGAATTTCAATGTACCCATGAACAAGTTGTCTGGGACTGTCCCAGTATCAGTCTTCAATATCTCGTCTTTAACGCATTTTGACATAGCATACAACAGCATTGAAGGAACCCTTCCTTCAGATTTAGGGTTCAGTCTTCCTTATATCGAGTACTTCTCTATATTCAGTAACCAATTCACCGGAACTATTCCTTCTTCGATATCCAACTCCTCTAATTTAGAAATTCTCCAGTTTGCTCTAAACCGTCTTTCAGGACAAGTGCCTTCTCTGCACAAGTTACAAAGGCTTAGATCCTTCACAATATATAGCAACTACCTCGGAAATAAGAGCGACAGTGATTTGGATTTTGTCTCCTCATTAGCTAATGCCACCACAATGTTGTCTAACTTGGACATTAGTGTAAACAACTTCAAAGGAACATTTCCACAAATCATCTGTAATTTCACAATGCTTTCTTATTTAGGATTGGAGTACAATCACATAGACGGAAGCATTCCGATTTGCATTGAACATCTAACAAAATTGCAGTTTTTCACTGCTACCTCTAACCAACTCTCCGGTGCCATTCCTCAGAGTATAGGGAAACTCCAGAATCTAATAGGCTTGTATTTAGCCGGTAACAATTTATCTGGGCACGTGCCATCCACAGTCGGGGGCTTGACCATGTTAACTTATCTTGAAGTATCTGGAAATCATCTTGATGGTCATATACCATCAAGTTTAGGAAACTGTAGCAATTTACTGGCATTGGATCTTTCTGAGAATCATTTTGGCGGGAACATACCCGCTGAACTTCTTAGCCTCTCCACCTTGTCCATTGTACTCAACCTGTCTTCTAATTACCTAAATGGTACAATCTCTGAAGAAATCGGAAAACTGTATAAACTTGACATTCTTGACGTTTCTAGAAATGCGCTATCAGGAGAAATACCAAGCACTATTGGAGCTTGCATAGGTTTAGAGGAACTAATTATGGCCGGAAACTTTTTCCAAGGTCCGATTCCTGAAGCACTGAAGACATTGGGGGGCCTTCATGTTTTAGATTTGTCACGGAATAATTTCTCTGGTAAAATTCCGACATTTCTGACAAGCCTCCATCAGTTACAAACACTTAACCTATCTTACAATAACCTTGAAGGTGAGTTGCCCATTAATGGAGTCTTCAACAATGCATCTGGTACTTCATTAGTCGGAAACAATAGACTTTGTGGAGGGATACCTGAGTTTAAGCTGCCCAGTTGCAGTTTTAGCGGCAAAAGCCAGAATAGATTGCGCCACAAAATAAAATTAGTAATTGCAATTCTTTGTGGCTGTGTAGTAGTTACTTTTCTGGTGGTAATAATGTTGTTATACATCTTTTGGCACGGAAAAAAGAAGAGCAACCCAACAGCTTCAGCTGATTTGGAAAAGTTTCCAAATTTCTCTTACCAGAGTCTTCTAAAAGCCACAAATGGGTTCTCTGCAGAAAACATGTTGGGTAGCGGTGGGTTTGGGGTTGTATACAAAGGATCACTTGGCGAAGATAAAACATTGATTGCCATCAAGATTTTTAAACTCGAGAACCGTGGTGCTTCTCAGAGTTTTATGGCTGAATGTGGAGTACTTCGGAACATTAGACACCGGAATCTCATCAAAGTTATAACAGCTTGTTCTAGTGTTGATTATCAGGGAAGGGATTTCAAGGCTTTGGTGTATGAGTACATGGTTAACGGGAGTTTGGATGATTGGTTGCATCCAAAAGCAATCAAGGGACATGACGGCACAAATAATGCGACAAAAAGATTAGATTTCCACCAAAGACTTGATATTGCAGTAGAAGTTGCTTTAGCCTTGGAATATCTTCACCATTGCTGTGATGTGCCCGTCATTCACTGTGACCTCAAGCCAAGTAATGTTCTCCTTGATGATGCAATGGTTGCTCATGTGAGTGACTTTGGTTTGGCTAAATTTCTCTCGGACGGCATCATCAGCCCTAATGCAGATCAATCTAGCTTGTTCGGAGTTAGAGGAACCATCGGCTACACCCCTCCAG AATATGGATTGGGAAACGGTGTGTCGACAAATGGGGACATCTATAGTTTTGGAATCCTTTTACTGGAGGTGTTTACAGGAAAAAGGCCTACAGATAACATGTTGAAAGAGGGGCTGAGTCTGCACGATTTAGTAAAAGCAGCCCTGCCTGAGCACATGACTGAAATTATAGATCCCGCACTTGTTGGAGACATGGTAGGGGAGGAGACAAGTCGGACTATGATTACTATACTTGAGATTGCTCTTTCCTGCTCTGCTCAGTTACCAAGAGACAGGCCGGAAATGAATGACGtcgctgtgaagctgtcatcagTTAGAAACAGGCTTCTCGGAACTCTACGTCTGTAA